In Sphingobacterium sp. SRCM116780, the genomic stretch CAGCATTTACAAGACGATAAACGATCTTTCTCTATTTAACTGTATTTAATCGTATCGGCATGGTATAAGCTACTCGTACATTTCTTCCATTTTGCACACCTGGATTCCATTTTTTAGGATATTTTTTTAACACATTAACAGCAGCCTCTCCTGTTCCATAGTTCAGATCTTTTTTCACTTTAAAATCAGATAAACTACCATCTTTTTCGACAACAAAAGCGACTTCAACAATTCCATTGACACCATTTTTTATAGCCGAATTCTTTAAACAAAAAAGTAATAATGTATTATTTTGAGAGGAAAAGGATAACTATTACAATAGTTTTAGAAGTCGAAACGATTCAAATATTGAAGATAATCTCAACGAAAAATTTTATTCCATTTTCCAGCTACGATTAGCTTTTTTGTCTGCAAGTTTTGCTTTACGGTCCAGTCGATCCAAGACCTTGCTATAGGGTACTTTAGTTTTCTTTCGTGGTTTGACAGGTGTCAGCGTTGTTTTTATGATCTGCAGGAATCTTTCAATAGCAATCTCTTTATTTTTCAATTGCGATCGATCGGTGTCACATTCCAACTGGAAGATCATGTCTTTGTTAATACGGTTATTCAAATGTTCTATGATCAGATTTTTTTCATCATCGTCAAAAGTTGCAGAAGCCAAAACCGACCACTGCAATAAAACTTTAGAGGATACTTTATTGACGTGCTGTCCCCCTGCTCCACCTGAGCGTGCAAATTTAAATGTTAACTCTTTAAGTAGTAAATCTTTATTTATCATGTTTATTCTTTTCCAATTTTTCTATTTTTTCAATTAGATTTTTCATCACATCCAATTGAAATTGTTGCATTTGCACTATTTCTTCTTCTTTATGAATTAGTAAGTGATCGATTTTCTCATGTAATGTTCGTATTTCCAATTCTGCTTTCAGATTAACCATGTAATCATTTTGAGCCCGCTTACGATCTTTGTCCTCTTGTCTATTTTGACTCATCATAATCACTGGCGCTTGTAATGCTGCTACGCAAGATAATATGAGGTTCAATAAAATAAATGGATAGGGATCAAATCCTTTATTACCCAACCAAAATATATTTAATGCAATCCAACATAGCAAAAATCCAATAAAGGATAATATAAACGTCCAACTTCCTCCAAAATCAGCTACTTTATCCGCTATTTTAGAACCAAATGATTCCTTATGATCTTCCTGATCAAGAGAAGCACTAATGATTTCATTATTTTTTAGACTATCTAAAACCAACTCATCTAGACGAGTCAATTCTCGCAGTTCTGTCTTTAATATACCAGACATATACTTCTCTTTGTAAGCTTCCAATTCAGTCAATGATAGTAAGTCTGCTCTTGAAATATTTGGAAAATCTTGTTTGATGAGATCAAAAATCGAACCTCTTAATGTAGAAACCAAAACCTTATTAGACATGGGAAATGTCTTACCAGATAAACTACTTACAAAAGTTTTCATACAATATTAGCTAGTTAAATATGGTACAAGATAATGGTTTTCATTAATAACTCATTGATTGGACTTTATGTTATTAAAAAGAATTATTGCATTTGTGTGATAGACCCTTTTCCAAAATAATCTTTAATTTGCAGTAAAAGAAATTAGAAATATGAAAATAGGTATCGTATGTTACCCAACATTTGGTGGTAGTGGTGTAGTTGCCACAGAGCTAGGAAAGGCTTTAGCAAACAATGGACACCAAGTTCATTTCATCACGTACCGACAACCGGCAAGATTAGATTTCTTTTCAGAGAATCTTTTTTACCATGAAGTAGCTGTTTCACAATATCCTCTTTTTGATTTCTTACCTTACGAATCGGCTTTAGCAAGTAAACTTGTCGATGTTGTTCGTTTTGAAAAGTTAGATGTTATCCATGTTCATTATGCGATTCCCCATGCCTCTGCGGCATTCATGGCAAAACAAATTTTATTAACCTATGGTATTAATATCCCAGTTGTGACTACACTTCATGGAACAGATATCACGTTAGTTGGCAAAGATAAAAGTTTTAGTCCCGTCGTTACTTTTTCGATTAATCAATCGGATGGTGTTACGACAGTTTCTCAAAGTCTAAAAGATCAAACTCTTAGTTATTTTGATATAAAAAGAGCTATTCAAGTCATTCCAAACTTTATTGATCTAGAAAGATTTAGCATTAAAGATCGATCTCATTTCAAAAAAGCAATTGCTCCTGGAAATGAACGTATATTAATTCACACATCAAACTTTAGGAAAGTAAAGAATACAGGAGATGTGATCCGTATTTTTCAAAAAATAAATGAACATATTCCAAGTAAGTTGTTAATGGTGGGGGATGGTCCAGAGAGAACCAATGCAGAAGAGCTATGTCGTGAGCTTGAGGTGTGTCAAGATGTTCGATTTTTAGGGAAACAAGATGCTGTAGAGGAAATCTTATCTGTTTCAGATTTGTTCTTAATGCCTTCCAGTTCTGAGAGCTTTGGTCTTGCAGCTTTAGAGGCTATGGCTTGTAAAGTTCCAGTGATATCGACCAATACGGGTGGTCTTCCTGAATTAAATGTCAATGGTGTGACGGGTTTCTTAAGTGATATTGGAAATGTGGAGGAAATGGCTAAAAATGCTATTTATATCTTAAAAGATTCTGATCGTTTGGAAAAATTTAAAGAAGCAGCGTTAGAACATGCTAAAACATTTCAACTGAGTAATATCATGCCTCAATACGAAGATTACTATAGAGAGGTGATAGAAAAGGTAAATAAATCACAATAAATATAACTTTCGTCCTTAGTGGATGAAAAAAAAATTTTATCTTTGGCCTTTGGAGAATTTCCAAAAAAACAATTATGAAATATAAACGTATCCTATTAAAACTTAGCGGAGAATCCTTAATGGGGGATCAAAGCTATGGCATTGATATCAAGAGAGTTGCCCAGTATGCTAAAGATATCAAAGAATTACATACACAAGGTCTAGAAATTGCTATTGTTATTGGTGGGGGTAATATCTATAGAGGCTTAAGTGCAGAGCAATCAGGTATGGATCGTGTACAAGCGGACTATATGGGCATGTTGGCAACTGTTATCAACAGTATGGCACTTCAAGATGGGCTTGAAAAAGTAGGACTGAAAACTCGTTTATTAACGGCGATTAAAATGGAGCAAATATGCGAACCATTTATCCGTAGAAGAGCTGTTCGTCACCTAGAAAAGGGTCGCATTGTTATCTTCGGTGCAGGTACAGGTAATCCATATTTCACAACCGATACTGCTGCATCATTAAGAGCAATCGAAATTAATGCAGATGCTGTATTAAAAGGGACTCGTGTAGATGGTATCTATACAGCTGATCCAGAGAAGGATCCTACAGCAACACGTTTTGATGAGATTTCATTTACGGAAGTATATGAAAGAGGTCTAAATGTTATGGATATGACGGCATTTACATTATGTCAAGAGAACAATTTGCCAATTATCGTATTTGATATGAATAAACCAGGTAATTTGTTAAAATTAGCAAACGGCGAACACGTGGGTACTGTCGTACGCTAATCATAAAAAGATAAAAACGATATTAAGATATGAATGAATTAATTTCACTTGAATTGGACGATTGTAAGGAGAGTATGTCCAAAGCTGTTTCTTTTACAGAATCAGAGTTAACAAAAATTCGTGCGGGTAAAGCATCGCCCTCTATGTTAGATGGTATTTCTGTAGATTATTATGGATCACCAACTGCATTGTCTCAAGTTAGTAATATTAATACAACTGATGCACGTACAATTGTTATCCAACCATGGGAAAAACAATTAATCTCTGCTATTGAAAAAGCAATTACAGATGCTAATCTTGGTGTCAATCCACAAAATGATGGTATTGTGATCCGCTTAGTTATTCCAGCTTTAACAGAAGAGAGAAGACGTGACTTAGTTAGAAAAGCAAAAGAAGAAACTGAAAAAGGTCGTATCGTCGTTCGTAACATCCGTAAGGAGACCAATGAATCTTTGAAAAAATTGAAAAATGATGGTGCTTCAGAAGATGAAATCAAAGTGGGCGAAGCTGAAGTTCAAAAACTAACAGATTTATTTATTGCTAAGGTCGATAAATTAGCGGAGTTGAAAGAGAAAGATATCATGACGGTATAATTTTTTTGATAAGAATTTAAAAAAGGAGGATGTAAAAAAAGGTTTACATCCTCCTTTTTTCATTTAAAATGTATTGATTTATTTAAAATTAGTTGTACCTTAATCTTTATACTAAACTTAAAGAAACTAAACAGCATGAATAATTCTCGTCGTCAATTTATTAAGAAAGCTGGTCTAGGGCTTTCTGCCGCTTATTTTTTACCTCAATTGATCTCTTGTAAAAACAGAAAAGCAGTTAGTGATTCTCCTTTTGCAAATTTAGGTGTTCAACTGTATTCTATTCGGGATCTGATGGCTGTAAACCCAACTGACTCGTTACAAAAAGTTGCTAAAATTGGTTACAAGCATGTGGAAACATTTGGAATAGATACTGCCACAAAACGTTTCTGGGGATTAGATTATAAAGGTTTAAAAAAGGTTCTGGATGATAATGGATTGAAGTCACATAGTGGCCATTATGATATGTCCAAATATTTCAGTCGAAACTATCAGGATAAAGAGGATTTGACTCTTTATTTTGATGCGGCTAAAGAGTTAGGACAAGAATATGTCATTGCACCAGTATCTCCTATGTTTGATATTTCTGCATTGAAGAAAGATGATTTTCTATACATTGCAGAGCAATTGAACAAGGCTGGTGAGCAAGCGAAGAAACATGGTTTAAAGGTCGCCTTTCATAATCATTTTTGGGAATTCCGTGATTTAGGAAATGGAACGAAAGGTGAAGAGGTTTTATTGGCATTTACAGAACCTGATTTGGTTGATTTTGAATTGGATTTATATTGGGCGGAGAAAGCAGGGATCAATCCGGTTAGTTTATTTGAAAAATTTCCTAACAGATTTAAGTTCTGGCATATCAAAGATATGGACAAAGCTTTTACAAAAACAATTGTGGGTCCTGAATTCGATAAATTAGATTTTAGAGCTATTTCAAAGGAGGTAAAATATGCAGAAGTAGGTACTGGAAATATTGATTTCATTTCTATTGCTCAAGCAAAAGATAAGGCTGGTTTACGATATGCTTTTGTTGAACAGGATGATATTTACATACCAAACAAATTTGAAAGTTTGAAAAAGAGTTATGATTATGTCCAAGAGAAATTGGCAAAAATATAAGGATACAAAAAAAGGGCTATAGCCCTTTTTTTAATCGATAAGATTGCTTAGAAAGTCATTTGTTCTACTTCTTCAGCAGTTTCAATTACTTTTTTAGCTAAGTCAGCTTTAAATGCAATGACATTTTTAGCTGTTTCAGCATTGTACGTACCTAAAATCTGTGCCGCAAGAATACCTGCATTTTTAGCCGCATTCAAGGCTACTGTTGCTACAGGAATACCATTAGGCATTTGTAAAATCGATAAGACAGAATCCCAACCATCAATCGAATTGGAAGATTTCACAGGAACTCCGATAACAGGTAAATGTGTAATGGATGCGACCATTCCTGGTAAATGGGCCGCGCCGCCAGCGCCCGCAATGATGACTTTTAGCCCTCTCTCTGCAGCGTCTTGTGCATAATCAAACATTCTTTGTGGGGTACGATGTGCCGAAACAATAGTTACCTCAAAGGGCACTCCTAATGTTTTCAATACATCGACTGCATCTTGCATCACAGGTAAGTCTGATTTGCTTCCCATAATAATTCCAACTAAGGCTTGGTTCAATGTTGACATATATTTTAAGCTTTTACTTTCAAAATCTCTTGTACTTTTCTCGCATTTTGAATGGCCAATTCACGATCGTCATTGATGATACATACATGTCCCATTTTACGGAAAGGTTTTGTAAACTTCTTCCCATACAAGTGAACATATACACCCTCCATGGCTAAAATCTCCTCTACGCCTTCATATTTTGCTAAACCTTCATATCCTTCTTCTCCTAGTAAATTAATCATCACAGCATTCGTACGACAGCGTGTATCGCCCAAAGGAAGGTTAAATATTGCTCTCAAATGCTGTGCAAATTGAGAGATATAATTTCCTTCTATGGTTTGATGACCACTGTTGTGTGTACGAGGTGCTAATTCATTGACCAGTATATCACCTTCTTTTGTTAAGAACATTTCAACAGCTAATAATCCTACAATTTGCAAATCGGTTGCAATCTTCTTTGCAAGTTCTTCTGCTCTTTGCTGAATATCGAAACCATACGTCGATGGAGCAATCAAGAACTCAACTAAATTGGCATCTGGATTGAATTCCATTTCTACCATAGGAAAGGTAGCCACATCACCATCATCATTTCGTGCAACAATAACAGCGATTTCTTTTTCAAAATCTACCCATTCTTCTATCAAAGATGGTTCATCAAATGCTGTTTCGATATCTTCTATGACATTTATCTTCTTCACTCCTTTACCATCATAGCCATCTTTACGTAGTTTTTGGATGTAAGGAATGGTCAAATTTGCATTTTTAAGATGCTCTTTAGTAGAGATCAATTGAAATGCTGAAGTTGGAATGTCATTTTGTTTAAAAAATTGTTTTTGCAACCCCTTATCTTGTATCAAGCGAATAATACGCGATTGTGGATAAACAAGTACACCCTCTTCTTCCAATTTTTCCAACGCATCTACATTTACTTTTTCAATCTCAATCGTAATCATATCAAGATCTTTTCCAAAATTGTATACGGTTTCAAAATCACTCAAAGAGCCACATTCAAAACGATTGCATAATTTACGGCAAGGAGCATTCTTATCTGGATCAAGGATATGAACATTAACATTATAATTAATGGCCTCTTGAATCAACATACGGCCCAATTGACCACCGCCAAGAACACCTAATTGCAAATCACCATAAAAATCTTTTCCCATGTCTATTTTTCTATTCTATTAAGCTTTTTGGTTAAACAATTGTTCTCCCAGTAAACTTTCTTTTTCAATTTTCTTTTGAAGTTCTAAAAATGCACCAATCAATGCTTCTGGTCTAGGGGGGCATCCCTGTACATATACATCCACTGGAATTACCTGATCTACACCTTTGACTACATGATAGCCATGTTGCCAATACGGGCCACCACAATTAGCACATGAACCCATTGAAATGACGTATTTGGGTTCTGGCATTTGCTCATACAATTTTCGTATACGATCGGCCATTTTAAAGGTTACTGTTCCTGCGATAATCATCACATCAGATTGTCTGGGAGAAGGTCGTGGAAACACTCCCAATCGATCCAAGTCATAGTTAGCTGCCATAGCTCCCATCATCTCAATCGCACAACAAGCAATTCCAAAACTTATCGGCCACATAGAAGATAGGCGCGCCCAATTTAGCAAATCATCCAATTTAGCAACAATAACGCCATTATTTTGTATTTGACTTTCTAAACTCATGAGGTTGCACCTGGTTTTTTGAATCTTGGTTTAAAGGCTATTTTAGGAGCAGTCGATAACTCTTCTGATTTTATATCAACAGATTTTTCAACTTGCACGGATTGTTTATAATCTCTCACCTGATAAGTTGCATCATTAAGAGTATCGTAGGCAGTAGCAGGAATTTTAACATCTACAGATGGACGGTAATTTAAAGGTTTTACCCATTCTAGATCACCTTTTACCCAAACAAATATCAACCCCAAAATTAGTATACCAACAAACAAACTCATTTCGATTAACGTAAACCATCCCCACCTTCCATCTGCTGCGATATAATCTGCTTGACCAAATACAGTCGCCCAAGGAAAAATAAAGATTAATTCAACATCAAAGAGTAGAAATATAAGTGCAATAACATAAAATCGAGGATTAAATTGAATCCAAGAAGAGCCTACAGCATCTTCTCCACACTCGTATGTACTTAATTTCTGGGGATTTGGCTTTTTAACAGACAGCATTCTTCCTGCCATAATGGTCATCGCAACTAAAAATATCCCTACCAAAATTATGATAAGTATCTTTCCGTATTCCGATAATTGTCCGGGGTCATCCATTGTGTTACAAAGTTAAAAAATAATTCTATTACAAATAGAACTTAGTCCAAAATACAAAAAATAAATACAAAATATTAAGCGAAATATCACATTCTCAATATTTATCGAAATCAACATACAAATAAAAAACACGTTAAAAATTTTAACGTGTTTTTTAGTATAAACTTTATATTTTCTATTTTACTTTCCTGGCATCTTTGGCATATTCTTCATTAATTTTGCTGCCATAGCTGGATTTGACATTTGTTTCATGACTTTGCGCATATCGCCAAATTGTTTCATCAACTTATTCACTTCATTGATATCTGTTCCTGAACCCTTAGCAATACGAACACGACGTTTTTGATCAATCGCATCAGGATTCTCTCTTTCGAAAGGTGTCATTGAATCAATAATCGCTTCAATAGGTCTAAATGCATTATCATCAACTTCAATATCTTTCATTGCTTTTCCCACCCCGGGAATCATTCCCATCAAATCTTTCATGTTACCCATTTTTTTGATTTGTTGGATTTGAGATTTGAAATCGTTGAAGTCAAATTTATTTTTACGAATCTTTTTTTGTAGTTCAGCGGCCTCTTTCTCATCAAATTGTTGTTGCGCACGTTCAACGAGTGAAACAACATCACCCATCCCTAAAATACGAGAAGCCATACGATCTGGATAGAAAACATCTAATGCATCCATCTTCTCGCCAGTACCGATAAACTTAATTGGTTTATTAACGACAGATTTAATAGACAAGGCAGCTCCACCACGTGTATCGCCATCTAATTTCGTCAATACAACACCTGTGAAATCTAAACGATCATTGAACGTCTTTGCCGTGTTTACCGCATCTTGACCAGTCATTGAATCGACCACGAAAAGGATTTCCTGTGGTTGTGTCGCTTCTTTTACTGCCGTAATCTCTATCATCAATGGCTCATCAATGGCTAAACGACCTGCAGTATCAATGATGACAATATTATTTCCGTTTCTTTTCGCCTCTTCAACACCAGCTTTTGCTATCGCAATAGGATCAGTAGAAGTGCGATCGACATATACAGGAACACCTACTTGTTCACCTAATACTTGCAACTGATCTATCGCAGCAGGGCGGTAAACGTCACCTGCAACCAATAAAGGTTTTTTTCCTTTTTTATCTTTTAAATGTAGTGCTAGTTTTCCTGAAAATGTTGTTTTACCAGCACCATTTAAACCAGCAATCAATATAACAGTAGGATTTTTAGAAGTCTCTAATTCTGTAACAGAACCTCCCATTAAATCCGTCAACTCATCGCTCATGATTTTTGTCAACAATTGACCTGGAGAAATGCTTGTTAATACATTTTGTCCTAAAGCTTTTTGTTTGACATCGTCTGTAAATGTTTTTGCAGTTTTATAATTCACATCGGCATCCAATAATGCCTTGCGAATTTCTTTCATCGTTTCTGCAACGTTGATTTCGGTAATACTACCTTGGCCTTTTAAAACCTTAAAGGCTCTATCTAATTTATCCTGTAAGTTCTGAAACATGATAATTGTAAGTCTATGCTATATAAAAAGCAAAGTTAAAAAAATTGTCGGAAGCTCAAGCATATAGAATTCAATTCCAAGCATTAAAAGCATAAAAAAAGGCAAACATGTATAAAATGCTTGCCTTTTTCATTTGATGGCGAATTAAAGCGATTAATTCCTTCTACCAAATAACATAGATGCATAATACAATAAAGTTACCAATGCACTTAACGCCGCTACTACATAGGTCATTGCTGCCCATTTTAAAGCATCTCTAACGCCCTCATCCTCTGCTGCACTATGGGTTACTCCATTATTACTTAACCATGCCTTAGCACGATTAGAAGCATCGAATTCTACAGGAAGTGTCACAAAACTAAAAATAGTTGTTATGGCTAACGCCGCAACACCAATCGCCAGTAAAATATAAATTTTAGAAAACACCATCAACATAACTCCTAACATCAAGATCCAAGAAGTTAGTTTTGAAGCAAAGTTAACCATTGGAACCATAGCAGATCTAAATCCCAACCATTTGTAAGCCGTAGCATGTTGGACAGCATGACCACACTCGTGTGCCGAAACTGCTGCAGCAGCTATGCTCCTACCACTGTATACTTCAGGACTTAAGTTCACGGTCTTATCTGCTGGGTTATAATGATCTCCCAAACGATCTGGGATCGAAACGACATTTACGTCATAAATACCATTATCATGAAGCATTTTTTGAGCTACTTCAGCCCCTGTAAGACCACTGGTCAAAGGAATTTCTGAATATTTTTTAAACTTATTTTTAAATCGGGTTTGTACGATCAGGCTGACAACCATGATCCCTATAAATAAAATCCAATACATAATCTTTCGTTCTTTTCTTAATGATTATCAAAATACATTCCATCCTCTTATATCGGACAAAATTTCACTTACTAAAGCACTTAAATGATTCAAGATGGTAAAATACAGTAAAAAGTCAAACAGAAATATGCCATTATTGCATAAAAAGTCAAAAACAAAAAAGGATGTACTTTAAAAAGTACATCCTTTTTTAATATCATTAAGATTTTCTAATTAATCTGTAACATCAAACTTTCTCCTTCAATCATTTTTCTTAGATTGGTCAATGCATAGCGCATACGACCTAGTGCAGTATTGATGCTGACTTCTGTAATATCCGCAATATCTTTAAAACTCATATCGCAAAAGTGTCTCATAATTAGCACTTCTTTTTGATCGTCTGGTAATTTTTGAATCATTCTTTTCAAATCAATATCTCGTTGTTCTTTCAGCATCTTTGATTCCACATTCTCATCGCTAAATTCTAGCACATCGAAAATATCAAACCCTTCTGTATTCACAATATTTGGGGCTCTTTTTTCTCTTCGGAAATGATCGATGATCATATTGTGTGCAATACGCATCACCCAAGGTAAAAATTTACCTTCATCATTGTATTTTCCACCTTTTAATGTATTGATGACTTTGATAAAAGTTTCTTGAAAAATATCTTCAGCAAGATATTCATCTTTCACTTTCATGTAAATGGATGTATATATTTTTGATTTATAACGCTCTAACAAAGCTGCTAACGCTGACTCTTTACCACTTAAATATATGTGGATTAATTCTTGATCCGTTTTCTTATTTAAAATACTCATACCTCACCTATTTTTAGCAGTTACCAAATTAATTAATTAACACCTGTTTAAAAAAGTAAATGTATTCCGTATAGTAGTTCGTTTAGTTTGTGATCAATTTTTGTATAGTCAAAGCAAGAAAAAATTATCCAGTAATCAAATTATTACAATATTTTTTAAGACTTTTTAACACTTTGCACAAAAAAAGTGCCTCAATTTAAAATTGAGGCACTCAGTAAGTTATCAGTATGATAAATGTAAATTTTTATTTATAAAGAGGGAAAGCTGCCATCATCTCTCTCACTTTTGAATGGATGTTAGCTAACTCAGACTCATTAGATGCATTTGTAATTGCTGCATCAATCAATTCACCAATTTGAATAATTTCTGTTTCTTTGATACCACGTGAAGTAATCGCAGCTGTACCAAAACGAACACCTGAAGTTACAAATGGAGAACGTGAATCAAAAGGAACCATATTTTTATTTGTAGTGATACCTGCTTTACCCAAAACAGCTTCTGCTTCTTTACCTGAAATATCTTTATTTCGTAAATCAACCAACATTAAGTGATTGTCTGTACCACCAGAAATAATTTTGTAATCTCTTTCAACAAAGAATTGGGCTAAAGCAGCTGCGTTTTTCTTTACTTGAACAATATAATCCATATATTCATCCGAAAGAGCCTCACCATAGGCAATAGCTTTTGCTGCTATTGTATGTTCCAAAGGCCCACCTTGCGTACCTGGGAAAACAGCTAAATCTAATAATTGTGTGATGGTACGTGTTTCGCCCTTTGGAGTTTTAACTCCCCAAGTATTTTCGAAATCTTTGCCAACCATAATCATACCACCACGAGGTCCACGAAGTGTTTTATGTGTGGTCGTTGTCACGATATGACAATAAGGAAGTGGATCATTTAACAACCCTCTAGCGATTAATCCTGCTGGGTGTGAAATATCTGCTAAAACTAAAGCACCGATTTCATCGGCTACTTTACGAATACGGGCATAATCCCAATCACGAGAGTAGGCAGAAGCGCCACAGATAATCATTTTTGGTTTCTCACGAAGTGCTGTTTCCTCTAATTGTTCGTAATCAATTAAACCTGTATCTTCTTTTACACCGTAAAACAACGGTTGGTAGATTTTACCTGAAAGATTTGCTGGAGAACCATGTGTTAAGTGACCACCATGTGATAAATCAAGTCCTAAAATTTTGTCCCCTGGCTTTATTGTAGCCAAGAAAACAGCTGCATTTGCCTGCGCTCCAGAATGTGGTTGTACATTTACCCATTCTGCACCAAATAATTGTTTAGCTCGATTAATAGCAATTGTTTCAATTTCATCGACAACCTCGCAACCACCATAGTAACGTTTTCCTGGTAAGCCTTCAGCATATTTGTTTGTCAAAACTGAACCTGCAGCTTCCATAACTTGTTTAGAAACGAAGTTTTCTGAAGCAATTAATTCGATACCCTCTTCTTGGCGTTTAAGCTCATCAGCTATCAAATTGAAAATGGCTTGATCTCTTTCCATTGTTTTAATATAGTATAAAATATGAATATTATGATTTTATTCTACAAATATAGTATAATACTTAAAAAGAGCTTCACAAATGCGCTCTTTTATTGCAAAATATCACAAAAACCCCCTCTTTATTATGATTTATTTAATTATTGTTTCAATATATCTTAACTCGTTGGGTGTAATTAAATTGTTTGATTTTTCCACCTTTTCAGCTGATTTCGCTTTTATTTAAGAATAGACGAAGTGTTATGGATGAACATCTCAACCCCGATAAACGGTTAAAGATGTCCCAGGGATCAAATTAAAACCAAATTAGAACCAACTCTGGACTGTGAGTACCTTGCCTGTAGGGTGGGAGCGCCGTGTGAGTACAGTAAAAGGTGGACTCACGGTGCACGCACCGTGCTCTCACTGTGCTCACAGGTAGGAATTGGTCCCAATTTGGTCTCCAGTTAATCCCCGTCATTGCCTGGTTTGGGCGATTTATTTTACTTCAAATAATTATACCCAACGGGTCATCTTAATTTCCCAAATTAAGGATTTGTTTCTCGCGTCATCAAAAAGCTTCATACATCTCGACATAAATATCTGTTATACTGATCTATCTCACTCCTATTCTATCACTATGTTTGATCAGTGTCATAAAACTGAAGCCATCAAAACTTTGTATAAAAATATGTAATTTTGTATAAGTTGATTAAAATATTATCACGATGAATACAGAAACGATAACAGAGAAAGCACCTTTAACATTAACTGAAGGAGCAATAAAGGAGTTAAAAAAACTGAAGGATCAACAAGAGATTTCAGACGATTTTGGATTGCGTATTGGTGTTGAGGGCGGGGGTTGTTCTGGAATGAGCTATATTTTAGGTTTCGACCAAAAAAAAGAAGGTGATAGCGAATATAGCATTGATGGTATCCGTGTTTTTATGAATAAAGCACATGGTTTATATCTAGCAGGAATGGAAGTTGATTTCAAAAATGGCTTAGATGCTCGTGGATTTACATTTAACAACCCAAATGCTTCCAGTACTTGTGGTTGCGGAAGTTCTTTCTCAGCATAAACTAAACAAATAGACATATAAACAAAGCCCAATATTTCAATAATATTGGGCTTTGTTCGTTCATAACAGCTGCCATAATAATCATTCAAAAATAATTATTGATTTTCAGTAAAAATTGATTAATTTAACAGTCA encodes the following:
- the purE gene encoding 5-(carboxyamino)imidazole ribonucleotide mutase; the encoded protein is MSTLNQALVGIIMGSKSDLPVMQDAVDVLKTLGVPFEVTIVSAHRTPQRMFDYAQDAAERGLKVIIAGAGGAAHLPGMVASITHLPVIGVPVKSSNSIDGWDSVLSILQMPNGIPVATVALNAAKNAGILAAQILGTYNAETAKNVIAFKADLAKKVIETAEEVEQMTF
- a CDS encoding 5-(carboxyamino)imidazole ribonucleotide synthase; its protein translation is MGKDFYGDLQLGVLGGGQLGRMLIQEAINYNVNVHILDPDKNAPCRKLCNRFECGSLSDFETVYNFGKDLDMITIEIEKVNVDALEKLEEEGVLVYPQSRIIRLIQDKGLQKQFFKQNDIPTSAFQLISTKEHLKNANLTIPYIQKLRKDGYDGKGVKKINVIEDIETAFDEPSLIEEWVDFEKEIAVIVARNDDGDVATFPMVEMEFNPDANLVEFLIAPSTYGFDIQQRAEELAKKIATDLQIVGLLAVEMFLTKEGDILVNELAPRTHNSGHQTIEGNYISQFAQHLRAIFNLPLGDTRCRTNAVMINLLGEEGYEGLAKYEGVEEILAMEGVYVHLYGKKFTKPFRKMGHVCIINDDRELAIQNARKVQEILKVKA
- a CDS encoding NADH-quinone oxidoreductase subunit B, translating into MSLESQIQNNGVIVAKLDDLLNWARLSSMWPISFGIACCAIEMMGAMAANYDLDRLGVFPRPSPRQSDVMIIAGTVTFKMADRIRKLYEQMPEPKYVISMGSCANCGGPYWQHGYHVVKGVDQVIPVDVYVQGCPPRPEALIGAFLELQKKIEKESLLGEQLFNQKA
- a CDS encoding NADH-quinone oxidoreductase subunit A → MDDPGQLSEYGKILIIILVGIFLVAMTIMAGRMLSVKKPNPQKLSTYECGEDAVGSSWIQFNPRFYVIALIFLLFDVELIFIFPWATVFGQADYIAADGRWGWFTLIEMSLFVGILILGLIFVWVKGDLEWVKPLNYRPSVDVKIPATAYDTLNDATYQVRDYKQSVQVEKSVDIKSEELSTAPKIAFKPRFKKPGATS
- the ffh gene encoding signal recognition particle protein, whose protein sequence is MFQNLQDKLDRAFKVLKGQGSITEINVAETMKEIRKALLDADVNYKTAKTFTDDVKQKALGQNVLTSISPGQLLTKIMSDELTDLMGGSVTELETSKNPTVILIAGLNGAGKTTFSGKLALHLKDKKGKKPLLVAGDVYRPAAIDQLQVLGEQVGVPVYVDRTSTDPIAIAKAGVEEAKRNGNNIVIIDTAGRLAIDEPLMIEITAVKEATQPQEILFVVDSMTGQDAVNTAKTFNDRLDFTGVVLTKLDGDTRGGAALSIKSVVNKPIKFIGTGEKMDALDVFYPDRMASRILGMGDVVSLVERAQQQFDEKEAAELQKKIRKNKFDFNDFKSQIQQIKKMGNMKDLMGMIPGVGKAMKDIEVDDNAFRPIEAIIDSMTPFERENPDAIDQKRRVRIAKGSGTDINEVNKLMKQFGDMRKVMKQMSNPAMAAKLMKNMPKMPGK
- a CDS encoding zinc metallopeptidase, with product MYWILFIGIMVVSLIVQTRFKNKFKKYSEIPLTSGLTGAEVAQKMLHDNGIYDVNVVSIPDRLGDHYNPADKTVNLSPEVYSGRSIAAAAVSAHECGHAVQHATAYKWLGFRSAMVPMVNFASKLTSWILMLGVMLMVFSKIYILLAIGVAALAITTIFSFVTLPVEFDASNRAKAWLSNNGVTHSAAEDEGVRDALKWAAMTYVVAALSALVTLLYYASMLFGRRN
- a CDS encoding RNA polymerase sigma factor — translated: MSILNKKTDQELIHIYLSGKESALAALLERYKSKIYTSIYMKVKDEYLAEDIFQETFIKVINTLKGGKYNDEGKFLPWVMRIAHNMIIDHFRREKRAPNIVNTEGFDIFDVLEFSDENVESKMLKEQRDIDLKRMIQKLPDDQKEVLIMRHFCDMSFKDIADITEVSINTALGRMRYALTNLRKMIEGESLMLQIN